Proteins co-encoded in one Bacillus paramycoides genomic window:
- the nheB gene encoding non-hemolytic enterotoxin NHE subunit B encodes MTKKPYKVMALSALMAVFAAGNIMPAHTYAAESTVKQAPVHAVAKAYNDYEEYSLGPEGLKDAMERTGSNALVMDLYALTIIKQGNVNFGNVSSVDAALKGKVIQHQDTARGNAKQWLDVLKPQLISTNQNIINYNTKFQNYYDTLVAAVDAKDKATLTKGLTRLSSSINENKAQVDQLVDDLKKFRNKMTSDTQNFKGDANQITSILASQDAGIPLLQNQITTYNEAISKYNAIIIGSSVATALGPIAIIGGAVVIATGAGTPLGVALIAGGAAAVGGGTAGIVLAKKELDNAQAEIQKITGQVTTAQLEVAGLTNIKTQTEYLTNTIDTAITALQNISNQWYTMGSKYNSLLQNVDSISPNDLVFIKEDLNIAKDSWKNIKDYAEKIYAEDIKVVDTKKA; translated from the coding sequence ATGACAAAAAAACCTTATAAAGTAATGGCTCTATCAGCACTTATGGCAGTATTTGCAGCAGGAAACATTATGCCAGCCCATACGTATGCAGCTGAAAGTACAGTGAAACAAGCTCCAGTTCATGCGGTAGCAAAAGCTTATAATGACTATGAGGAATACTCATTAGGACCAGAAGGCCTAAAAGATGCAATGGAAAGAACAGGTTCAAACGCTTTAGTAATGGATCTGTACGCTTTAACAATTATTAAACAAGGTAATGTTAACTTTGGAAATGTATCGTCTGTTGATGCGGCTTTAAAAGGGAAAGTGATTCAGCACCAGGATACAGCTAGAGGAAATGCGAAGCAATGGTTAGATGTATTAAAGCCACAGCTTATTTCAACGAATCAAAATATCATTAATTACAATACGAAATTCCAAAACTATTATGATACTTTAGTTGCTGCGGTAGATGCAAAAGATAAAGCGACTCTTACGAAAGGTTTAACTAGATTATCAAGTAGTATTAATGAAAATAAAGCGCAAGTAGATCAGTTAGTAGATGACTTGAAGAAATTCCGAAATAAAATGACGTCCGATACGCAAAACTTCAAGGGAGACGCAAATCAAATTACATCTATTTTAGCTAGTCAAGATGCAGGAATCCCGCTTCTGCAAAATCAAATTACAACGTACAATGAAGCAATTAGTAAATATAATGCAATTATTATCGGTTCATCAGTTGCGACAGCTTTAGGACCAATTGCAATTATTGGCGGTGCAGTAGTGATTGCTACAGGTGCAGGAACGCCGCTAGGAGTCGCGTTAATTGCAGGTGGTGCAGCAGCTGTAGGCGGTGGTACAGCTGGTATCGTATTAGCGAAAAAAGAACTTGATAATGCACAAGCTGAAATTCAAAAAATAACAGGACAAGTTACAACTGCTCAATTAGAAGTAGCTGGGTTAACGAACATTAAAACACAAACCGAGTATTTAACAAATACAATTGATACTGCAATTACAGCGTTGCAAAACATTTCAAACCAATGGTACACAATGGGATCAAAATACAATTCTTTACTTCAAAATGTAGATTCAATTAGTCCGAATGACCTTGTTTTCATTAAAGAAGATTTAAACATTGCGAAAGATAGCTGGAAAAACATTAAAGACTATGCAGAAAAGATTTATGCTGAAGATATTAAAGTAGTAGATACGAAAAAAGCTTAA
- a CDS encoding M23 family metallopeptidase produces the protein MWKKYVLVILVAFLIISWSVVYLAKGVISVIAWWSIQAFSLVSIFILIGSVLLFLWKGIFKKRIDRALLFIVLFSIIGAWPLGWFANIGVLAYPADVHSMSPKVVVRFPLNERALIGWGGDRLETNYHVIKPNERWAYDILIPPAEVKSSKLEDYGIYGAKVMAPASGTVVSINNGEKDVVPGEDDFQSMAGNHIYLRLDESETYLILAHLKQGSIKVKEGQHVNGGEFLAQVGNSGSSSEPHLHIHHQRQDPSKVSIFLSEGLPLYFRTEKGVIMPEKGTYISGNEKRYSSIIGIPFLINLQMFDTVRKYLK, from the coding sequence TTATATCAGTCATTGCTTGGTGGAGTATACAAGCCTTTAGCTTAGTATCAATCTTTATTTTGATAGGGTCAGTATTACTTTTTTTGTGGAAAGGAATTTTCAAAAAGCGAATAGATAGAGCGCTACTCTTCATCGTTCTTTTCTCTATAATTGGAGCTTGGCCTTTAGGGTGGTTTGCTAACATAGGGGTACTTGCTTACCCAGCAGATGTACATTCTATGAGTCCTAAGGTAGTCGTTCGCTTTCCTTTGAATGAACGAGCATTAATCGGCTGGGGCGGTGATCGGTTAGAAACGAATTATCACGTTATAAAACCAAATGAGCGCTGGGCATATGATATTCTTATTCCTCCTGCTGAAGTGAAAAGCAGTAAGTTAGAGGATTATGGAATATATGGAGCGAAAGTAATGGCACCAGCTTCTGGAACAGTTGTATCCATCAATAATGGTGAAAAAGATGTAGTTCCGGGAGAGGATGATTTTCAATCAATGGCGGGTAATCATATTTATTTACGACTAGATGAATCAGAGACATATTTAATTCTTGCCCATTTAAAGCAAGGATCAATTAAAGTTAAAGAAGGACAACATGTAAATGGAGGAGAATTTCTTGCTCAGGTCGGTAACTCAGGAAGTTCAAGTGAGCCGCATTTGCATATTCATCATCAAAGGCAGGATCCATCCAAGGTGAGCATATTTCTTTCGGAAGGATTACCACTTTACTTTCGAACTGAGAAAGGTGTGATAATGCCGGAAAAAGGTACGTACATAAGTGGTAATGAAAAAAGGTATTCCAGTATTATTGGAATACCTTTTCTTATTAACCTACAAATGTTTGATACAGTAAGAAAATATTTAAAATGA
- a CDS encoding rhodanese-related sulfurtransferase, which produces MATTKPYRVLLYYMYTTIENPEEFAAEHLAFCNSLELKGRILVAKEGINGTCSGTVEQTEKYMEAMNNDPRFDGIVFKIDEADGHAFKKMHVRPRPELVTLRLEDDINPHEITGKYLEPKDFYEAMKQEDTVIIDARNDYEFDLGHFKGAIKPDIESFRELPDWIRENKEVLEGKKILTYCTGGIRCEKFSGWLVREGYEDVSQLHGGIVTYGKDPEVQGELWDGQCYVFDERIAVPVNQKEHVIVGKDHFSGEPCERYVNCSNPECNKKILCSEENEAKYLRACSHECRVSPRNRYVIQHELTEEQVAAALEKIEAGK; this is translated from the coding sequence TTGGCAACTACAAAACCATATAGAGTATTACTATATTACATGTACACAACAATTGAAAACCCAGAAGAATTCGCGGCAGAGCATTTAGCATTTTGTAATTCACTTGAATTAAAAGGTAGAATTCTTGTAGCAAAAGAAGGTATTAACGGAACTTGTTCTGGTACTGTAGAACAAACAGAGAAATACATGGAGGCTATGAACAACGATCCACGTTTTGATGGCATCGTATTTAAAATAGATGAAGCTGATGGTCATGCATTCAAGAAAATGCACGTGCGTCCTCGTCCAGAATTAGTTACACTTCGTCTAGAAGATGACATTAACCCACACGAAATCACTGGTAAGTATTTAGAGCCAAAAGATTTTTATGAAGCAATGAAACAAGAAGATACAGTTATCATTGATGCACGAAATGATTATGAATTTGATTTAGGTCACTTCAAAGGTGCGATTAAACCTGATATCGAATCATTCCGTGAATTACCAGATTGGATTCGCGAAAATAAAGAAGTACTTGAAGGCAAAAAGATTTTAACGTATTGTACAGGCGGAATTCGTTGTGAGAAGTTTTCTGGTTGGTTAGTTCGTGAAGGTTACGAAGATGTAAGTCAGCTTCACGGAGGTATTGTAACGTACGGAAAAGATCCAGAAGTACAAGGTGAGCTTTGGGATGGACAATGTTACGTGTTTGATGAGCGTATCGCTGTACCAGTAAACCAAAAAGAACATGTTATCGTTGGTAAAGACCACTTCTCAGGTGAACCTTGTGAGCGCTATGTAAACTGTTCAAATCCAGAATGTAATAAGAAAATTTTATGTTCTGAAGAAAACGAAGCGAAATATTTACGTGCATGTTCTCATGAATGTCGTGTAAGCCCTCGTAACCGCTACGTAATACAACATGAATTAACAGAAGAACAAGTAGCTGCTGCATTAGAAAAAATCGAAGCAGGAAAGTAA
- a CDS encoding APC family permease, producing MVSSIKRFLIGRPLKSTELGEQKLNKTKALAILSSDALSSVAYGPEQILIALAGLGAIAYWYSIPIAVGVLVLLTALILSYRQIIFAYPHGGGAYVVSKENLGMNPGLIAGGSLLVDYILTVAVSVSAGTDALTSAFPSLHAHNVIIAIIFVIFITILNLRGVTESASVLAYPVYLFVLALFILIGVGIYNIITGQVSPTLHTPIGTPVAGISLFLLLRAFASGSSALTGVEAISNAIPNFKDPAPNNAAKTLLAMGALLAVLFSGIVFLAYYYGITPSKEVTVVSQIAEQTFGRNFMYYFIQGTTALILILAANTGYSAFPLLAVNLAKDKFIPRMFTIRGDRLGYSNGIIILGVASIILIVAFQGQTEHLIPLYAVGVFIPFTLSQTGMVLKWLREKPEGWALRLTVNLIGAVISFIVMIMFFLTKFAQVWSILIFLPVIIFLFHRIKKHYDAVGDQLSLKTCERIVPIEGNVIVVPVAGMTHVVENSLNYAKSLSADQVIAVYVAFDREEEKKFEEKWKKWQPEVRLVTLHSHYRSIIQPLTKFIDTVQYKASESNYRVTVVIPQFIPKKGWHNILHNQSSLLIRAYLLYKRNVVITTVPYHLKK from the coding sequence TTGGTTTCATCTATTAAAAGATTTTTAATTGGAAGACCGTTAAAATCAACAGAGTTAGGAGAACAAAAGCTTAATAAAACGAAGGCGTTAGCTATTTTATCTTCTGACGCATTGTCATCGGTTGCATACGGACCAGAGCAAATTTTAATTGCTTTAGCAGGTCTTGGAGCGATTGCTTATTGGTATTCAATTCCGATCGCTGTTGGGGTATTAGTATTATTGACAGCCCTTATTTTATCTTATCGTCAAATTATTTTTGCTTATCCGCATGGCGGAGGCGCGTATGTTGTATCAAAAGAAAACTTAGGGATGAATCCAGGGTTAATAGCTGGAGGATCTTTATTAGTGGATTATATTTTAACTGTTGCGGTAAGTGTATCAGCAGGTACAGATGCGCTCACATCAGCTTTTCCTAGTTTACATGCACATAATGTAATCATTGCGATTATATTTGTTATATTTATTACGATATTAAATTTGAGAGGGGTAACGGAATCAGCTTCCGTTTTAGCATATCCTGTTTATTTATTTGTTCTAGCACTATTTATATTAATTGGTGTAGGTATATATAATATTATAACTGGTCAAGTTTCACCGACATTACACACGCCAATTGGAACTCCGGTTGCGGGTATTAGTTTGTTCTTACTGTTACGAGCATTTGCATCAGGTAGTTCGGCTTTAACAGGTGTTGAGGCGATCTCTAACGCAATTCCAAACTTTAAGGATCCTGCACCTAACAATGCTGCGAAAACATTGCTTGCAATGGGTGCATTACTTGCCGTTTTATTTTCAGGAATTGTTTTCTTAGCTTATTATTACGGAATTACTCCAAGTAAAGAAGTAACAGTTGTTTCACAAATTGCTGAACAAACATTTGGACGTAATTTCATGTACTATTTCATACAAGGTACAACGGCTTTAATATTAATTCTCGCTGCTAATACTGGTTATTCTGCATTTCCTTTATTAGCGGTTAACCTTGCAAAAGATAAATTTATACCGAGAATGTTTACGATTAGAGGAGACCGCCTAGGTTACTCAAACGGTATTATTATACTTGGAGTTGCCTCAATTATTTTAATTGTAGCTTTCCAAGGACAAACAGAACATTTAATTCCGCTATATGCAGTAGGTGTATTTATTCCATTTACACTTTCTCAAACGGGGATGGTATTAAAATGGCTTCGCGAAAAGCCTGAAGGATGGGCTTTACGATTAACGGTCAATTTAATTGGAGCAGTCATTAGTTTTATCGTAATGATTATGTTCTTTTTAACTAAATTCGCACAAGTATGGTCAATCCTTATTTTCTTACCTGTTATTATCTTCTTGTTCCACCGAATTAAGAAGCATTATGATGCAGTAGGAGACCAACTAAGTTTAAAAACTTGTGAACGGATTGTTCCGATTGAAGGAAATGTAATTGTCGTTCCTGTAGCTGGTATGACGCACGTGGTAGAAAACTCATTGAACTATGCGAAGTCTCTTTCTGCAGATCAAGTTATCGCTGTATATGTTGCTTTTGACAGGGAAGAGGAAAAGAAATTTGAAGAGAAATGGAAGAAGTGGCAACCTGAAGTAAGACTTGTTACCTTACATTCTCATTATAGAAGTATTATTCAACCGCTAACAAAGTTTATTGATACAGTGCAATATAAAGCGAGTGAATCAAATTACCGTGTTACTGTCGTTATACCACAGTTCATTCCGAAAAAAGGTTGGCATAACATTCTTCATAATCAGTCTAGTTTACTCATTCGTGCGTATTTACTCTATAAAAGAAATGTTGTTATTACGACAGTTCCATATCATTTGAAAAAGTAA
- a CDS encoding LysE family translocator — protein MENYLLFILTAMLIIMMPGPGFALVTKNTISHGKNGGIKTVLGTISGMMIHTIMATLGLSAILMKFAMLFTFIKYAGAFYLIYLAVKSIKSALHKKEDMSGPIEMDSKNIGAIKSFRQGFTTAILNPKTAVFFLSFLPQFIVSNQNHFLQFLLLGVTFTTLTAIWYLLYISLIRQLRTFLRKERVNRTIEGITGAVLLVFGVRLFFQK, from the coding sequence ATGGAAAATTATCTATTATTTATCCTTACAGCAATGTTAATCATAATGATGCCTGGTCCTGGTTTTGCACTAGTTACAAAAAACACTATCTCGCATGGTAAAAATGGTGGGATAAAGACTGTTTTAGGAACGATATCTGGAATGATGATTCATACAATAATGGCTACGTTAGGACTCTCTGCTATTCTAATGAAATTTGCTATGTTATTTACATTTATAAAATATGCTGGGGCTTTTTATTTAATTTACTTAGCTGTAAAGTCAATTAAAAGTGCCTTACATAAAAAAGAAGATATGTCAGGTCCAATAGAAATGGACTCTAAGAATATTGGGGCAATTAAAAGCTTTAGACAAGGATTTACTACGGCAATTTTAAACCCAAAAACTGCTGTGTTTTTCCTTAGTTTTTTACCCCAATTTATTGTAAGTAATCAAAATCACTTCCTCCAATTTCTTTTATTGGGAGTCACATTTACGACTTTGACAGCAATATGGTATTTACTTTACATCTCACTCATACGTCAATTAAGAACTTTTTTAAGAAAAGAAAGAGTAAACCGTACAATAGAGGGTATTACGGGCGCAGTATTATTAGTATTTGGAGTGAGATTGTTTTTCCAAAAATAA
- the nheA gene encoding non-hemolytic enterotoxin NHE subunit A, which translates to MKKTLITGLLVTAVSTSCFIPVSAYAKEGQTEVKAVYAQNVIAPNTLSNSIRMLGSQSPLIQAYGLVILQQPDIKVNAMSSLTNHQKFAKANVREWIDEYNPKLIDLNQEMMRYSTRFNSYYSKLYELAGNVNEDEQAKADFTGAYGKLQLQVQSIQESMEQDLLELNRFKTVLDKDSNNLSIKADEAIKILQGSSGDIVKLREDIKRIQGEIQAELTTILNRPQEIIKGSINIGKQVFTITNQTAQTKTIDFVSIGTLSNEIVNAADSQTREAALRIQQKQKELLPLIQKLSQTEAEATQITFVEDQVSSFTELIDRQITTLETLLTDWKVLNNNMIQIQKNVEEGTYTDSSLLQKHFNQIKKVSDEMNKQTNQFEDYVTNVEVH; encoded by the coding sequence GTGAAAAAGACTTTAATCACAGGGTTATTGGTTACAGCAGTATCTACGAGTTGCTTCATTCCTGTAAGCGCTTACGCCAAGGAGGGGCAAACAGAAGTGAAAGCAGTATATGCACAAAATGTAATTGCTCCAAATACATTATCCAATTCAATTAGAATGTTAGGATCACAATCGCCGCTTATACAAGCATACGGATTAGTTATTTTACAACAGCCAGACATTAAGGTGAACGCGATGAGTAGTTTGACGAATCATCAAAAGTTTGCAAAGGCAAATGTACGAGAGTGGATTGATGAATATAATCCGAAGCTAATCGACTTAAATCAAGAGATGATGAGATATAGCACTCGATTTAATAGCTATTATAGTAAGCTCTATGAACTAGCAGGAAACGTAAATGAAGATGAACAAGCAAAAGCGGATTTTACAGGTGCATATGGAAAGTTACAATTGCAAGTACAAAGCATCCAAGAGAGTATGGAGCAAGATTTATTAGAGTTAAATCGATTTAAAACGGTATTAGACAAAGATAGCAATAACTTATCGATTAAAGCTGATGAAGCAATAAAAATACTGCAAGGATCAAGTGGAGATATTGTGAAGTTAAGAGAAGATATTAAAAGAATTCAAGGGGAAATTCAAGCTGAACTAACTACTATTTTGAATAGACCTCAAGAAATTATTAAAGGTTCTATTAATATCGGTAAACAAGTATTTACAATTACAAATCAAACTGCACAAACGAAAACAATTGATTTCGTTTCTATCGGTACTTTAAGTAATGAAATTGTAAATGCTGCCGATAGTCAAACGAGGGAAGCAGCTCTTCGCATTCAGCAAAAGCAAAAAGAGCTACTACCACTTATTCAAAAATTATCACAAACTGAAGCAGAGGCGACACAAATTACATTCGTTGAAGATCAAGTAAGTAGTTTCACAGAACTAATCGATCGTCAAATTACAACTTTAGAAACGTTATTAACAGATTGGAAAGTTCTAAACAATAATATGATCCAAATTCAAAAGAATGTTGAAGAAGGCACATATACAGATAGTAGTTTACTTCAAAAACATTTCAATCAAATTAAAAAAGTAAGTGATGAAATGAATAAGCAAACAAATCAATTTGAAGATTACGTTACAAACGTTGAAGTACATTAA
- a CDS encoding Nramp family divalent metal transporter yields MNKDISKNEQVPSQSTTVQSAHLALSGQTKGLKRLLPFLGPAFIASVAYIDPGNFATNIAAGSQYGYLLLWVILASNLMAVLIQTLSAKLGIATGRNLPEIARENFPKPVSIGLWIQGELVIMATDLAEFIGAALGLYLLFGIPMLPAALITAVGSFIILEFQRRGFRPLEAIITGMIFIVVIAFGVQVFYAKPELSPLLSGLFIPKFQGVDSILLAAGILGATVMPHAIYLHSALTQRRVVGTNDEQKKKIFRFEFIDIIIAMVIAGAINASMLIVAAALFFKNGLHVEDLDVAFNQFSTLVGPVSAALFGIGLLSAGLSSSSVGTMSGDIIMQGFIRMHIPLYLRRFITMIPPLVIIALGVNPTYALVMSQVVLSFGIAFALVPLIMFTSSKTIMGALVNHRITTFIAWIIAALVIILNIFLLYQTFVG; encoded by the coding sequence ATGAATAAAGATATATCAAAAAATGAACAAGTCCCTTCTCAAAGTACAACTGTTCAATCAGCGCATTTAGCATTAAGCGGACAAACGAAAGGTTTAAAAAGACTATTACCTTTTTTAGGTCCTGCTTTCATCGCTTCAGTCGCTTATATTGATCCTGGCAATTTCGCGACAAATATTGCCGCTGGATCACAATATGGATATTTATTACTCTGGGTAATTCTCGCTTCTAATTTAATGGCTGTATTAATCCAAACTTTATCAGCTAAATTAGGAATTGCTACAGGTAGAAACCTTCCTGAAATTGCTCGAGAAAACTTCCCAAAACCTGTTTCCATCGGCTTATGGATACAAGGTGAACTCGTTATTATGGCTACTGATTTAGCTGAATTTATCGGGGCAGCACTCGGATTGTATTTATTATTTGGAATTCCGATGCTACCTGCCGCTTTAATTACAGCAGTCGGATCATTTATTATTCTTGAGTTTCAACGCAGAGGATTTCGTCCATTAGAAGCTATCATAACAGGAATGATTTTCATCGTTGTTATCGCTTTTGGTGTACAAGTCTTTTATGCAAAACCGGAATTAAGCCCTCTACTTTCAGGGCTCTTCATTCCAAAATTCCAAGGTGTAGACAGTATATTACTTGCAGCGGGAATTTTAGGTGCGACAGTTATGCCACACGCAATCTATTTACATTCCGCCTTAACGCAGCGCCGCGTAGTCGGAACAAATGATGAACAAAAGAAAAAGATTTTCCGCTTCGAGTTTATTGATATTATTATCGCAATGGTTATCGCTGGAGCAATTAATGCAAGTATGTTAATTGTTGCTGCTGCACTATTCTTTAAAAATGGCTTACATGTTGAAGACCTTGATGTTGCTTTTAACCAGTTTAGTACTTTAGTCGGTCCTGTATCAGCTGCTTTATTTGGAATTGGGCTCTTATCAGCAGGACTATCTAGCTCTTCTGTCGGTACAATGTCAGGCGATATAATAATGCAAGGTTTCATTCGAATGCATATTCCGTTATATTTACGACGTTTTATTACAATGATTCCACCATTAGTAATTATCGCTTTAGGTGTAAATCCAACTTACGCTCTAGTCATGAGCCAAGTCGTCTTATCATTCGGTATTGCCTTTGCGTTAGTACCACTGATTATGTTTACAAGCAGTAAAACAATTATGGGTGCGCTCGTTAACCACCGCATAACAACTTTTATCGCTTGGATTATTGCTGCACTTGTTATCATTTTAAATATTTTCTTACTGTATCAAACATTTGTAGGTTAA
- the panE gene encoding 2-dehydropantoate 2-reductase, whose product MRILVLGAGGVGGFFGGRLVEKGEDVTFLVRSKRKKQLEERGLVIRSVNGDFSFQLKLITKEDQTSQFDVILFSTKAYHLNEAIQDVKPFVSERTVIIPLLNGIAHVPLLQKEFGEEKVIGGLCFIETTLNDQGEIVQTSAANRLVFGEMKPQDSERIKHIAKAFTGTKSSFVLSENIMQDMWHKYLFITVMSGVTTLMRAPIGPIRESEGGRAFIQNLFEECVQIMRSMKAPVKDGIAQEHMKTIDKISYDMKSSMQRDMEKGSFIEGEHLQGYLLDVAEQFSIEAPLLGTVYQNLKVYEEMTFNKSAIELDV is encoded by the coding sequence ATGCGTATTTTAGTATTAGGAGCTGGTGGTGTTGGAGGCTTTTTTGGAGGTCGCTTAGTAGAAAAGGGAGAAGATGTTACGTTTCTTGTTCGTAGTAAACGGAAAAAACAATTGGAGGAAAGAGGGCTTGTAATCCGAAGTGTTAACGGGGATTTTTCCTTCCAACTAAAATTAATAACGAAAGAAGATCAAACTTCTCAGTTTGATGTTATTTTATTTTCAACAAAAGCGTATCACTTAAACGAGGCAATTCAAGATGTAAAACCGTTTGTTAGCGAAAGAACTGTCATCATTCCATTACTAAATGGTATCGCACATGTACCACTATTACAAAAAGAATTTGGTGAAGAGAAAGTGATTGGCGGTTTATGCTTTATCGAGACGACGTTAAACGATCAAGGAGAGATTGTACAGACGAGTGCTGCAAATAGACTTGTGTTTGGAGAAATGAAGCCTCAAGATTCAGAGAGAATAAAGCATATTGCTAAAGCATTTACAGGTACGAAATCTAGTTTTGTTTTAAGTGAAAACATTATGCAAGATATGTGGCATAAATATTTATTTATTACTGTAATGTCGGGTGTGACAACATTAATGCGGGCACCGATAGGACCGATTCGCGAAAGCGAAGGTGGACGCGCTTTTATCCAAAACTTATTTGAAGAATGTGTGCAAATCATGAGATCTATGAAAGCTCCAGTTAAGGATGGTATTGCCCAAGAACATATGAAAACAATTGATAAAATTTCATATGATATGAAGTCATCGATGCAGCGGGATATGGAAAAAGGTTCGTTCATTGAAGGCGAGCACTTACAAGGATACTTACTAGATGTAGCAGAACAATTTTCTATAGAAGCACCATTATTGGGTACGGTATATCAAAATTTGAAAGTGTATGAAGAAATGACCTTTAACAAATCAGCAATAGAATTGGATGTATGA
- the nheC gene encoding non-hemolytic enterotoxin NHE subunit C, translating to MQKRFYKKCLLTLMIAGVATSNALPLHPFAAEQNVKTLQESAKNYSLGPAGFQDVMAQTTSSIFAMDSYAKLIQNQQETDLSKISSINSEFKGNMIQHQRDAKINATYWLNNMKPQIMKTDQNIINYNNTFQAYYNNMLIAIDQKDSVKLKADLETLYADIVKNQNEVDVLLGNLKAFRDRMAKDTNSFKEDTNQLTSILASTNAGIPALEQQINTYNDSIKKSNDMVIAGGVLCVALITCLAGGPMIAVAKKDIANAEREIANLKDRISGAQAEVAILTDVKNKTTNMTETIDAAITALQNISNQWYTVGAKYNNLLQNVKGISPEEFTFIKEDLHTAKDSWKDVKDYTEKLHEGVVK from the coding sequence ATGCAGAAAAGATTTTATAAAAAATGTCTGTTAACGTTAATGATTGCTGGGGTGGCAACGAGTAATGCATTGCCTTTACATCCTTTTGCAGCAGAACAAAACGTAAAAACATTGCAAGAAAGTGCGAAAAATTATTCATTAGGGCCAGCTGGATTCCAAGATGTAATGGCGCAAACGACATCAAGCATATTTGCAATGGATTCATATGCAAAATTAATTCAAAATCAACAAGAGACTGATTTGAGTAAAATAAGTTCGATTAATAGTGAGTTTAAAGGAAATATGATTCAGCACCAACGAGATGCAAAAATTAACGCGACGTATTGGTTAAACAATATGAAACCTCAAATTATGAAAACAGATCAAAATATTATTAATTACAACAATACTTTTCAAGCGTATTATAATAACATGTTAATAGCAATTGATCAAAAAGATAGCGTAAAGTTAAAAGCGGATTTAGAAACATTGTATGCGGATATTGTAAAGAATCAAAATGAGGTAGATGTATTATTAGGTAATTTGAAAGCCTTTCGTGATAGAATGGCGAAAGACACAAATAGCTTTAAAGAGGACACAAATCAACTAACCTCGATTTTAGCAAGTACGAATGCGGGTATCCCAGCTCTAGAGCAACAAATCAATACATATAATGATTCAATTAAAAAGAGTAATGATATGGTCATTGCTGGTGGCGTACTTTGCGTAGCGTTAATAACATGCCTTGCTGGCGGACCGATGATTGCCGTTGCGAAAAAAGATATCGCAAATGCAGAACGAGAAATCGCCAATTTAAAGGATAGAATTTCTGGCGCACAAGCAGAAGTCGCAATATTGACAGATGTAAAAAATAAAACAACAAACATGACTGAAACGATTGATGCAGCAATTACAGCATTGCAAAACATATCAAATCAATGGTATACAGTAGGGGCAAAATATAATAATTTACTACAAAACGTAAAAGGAATCAGCCCAGAAGAATTTACCTTCATAAAAGAAGATTTACATACAGCGAAAGATAGCTGGAAAGATGTAAAAGATTATACAGAAAAATTACATGAAGGCGTGGTGAAATAA